The Pseudoalteromonas rubra region TAATAAGTTGTTCGCTGAGAACTGCGGCCAAGCCTGGGTTTCTTGCATGGTATGGCACAACAGGGCATAGCTGAGTTGTTTGGCTTTGATGTGTTTCAGCAGATTTTTGAGATCCGATTCAGGCGTCGTACTTAGTACCTCTGTGGCAATGATCAAAGCAGGTTTGTGTGAGGTATCTGCATCGTATGCTGCAAGCATCTGTGCAACGCTTTCAAAATGCTCTGTGGGTATATGCCAGGCATCCAGCATGTGTCGTGCAGCGAGATCGGACGGAGAGTGCGAATCTATCACATACAGGCTGTCATTGTTGGTATCGAGTGCCCGAATAGGCTGTGGCTCTTCGAGCGCAACATAAAATGTGAACGTGCTGCCTATATTTGGCTTACTATAGGCATTCAGTGCCCCACCCATTAGTTCGCACAATTGTCTGGCAATGGTGAGGCCTAGCCCGGTACCACCAAACTTGCGGGTGGTGGAGGGGTCGGCCTGAGTGAAGGAGTCAAAAATTTTGCTTAATTGTTGCTTGCTTATCCCGATCCCTGTGTCTTCAACACTGCACCACAGGCGAGACTGCTCACTGGTTCGTTCCGTATAACAGGTGAGAGTAACTTTCCCTCCTTCGGTAAACTTAACGGCATTGCTGATCAGGTTATTGAGGATCTGCTTGAGCCGGTGGGGATCTGTTTTGGCATATTGATACTGCATGTTTCGGCTATCAATGAACAACTCGGTCTGCTGGTCGTTTGCACGAGGTGCAAAGGCAGCAAAACAGTCGCTAATTATTTGGATCAGGTCACATTCGATTTGTTCAATATTGAGCTTGCCAGCCTCAATTTTTGAGAAATCCAGTATGTCGTTAATAATGGTGAGCAGAGATTCTGCTGAGCTTTGCGCCAGCGCCAGGTTACGTTGCTGTGTGTCGGTCAGCTGCGAATTGCCCAGGATCTCGAGCATGCCAATGATGCCATTCATGGGCGTGCGAATTTCATGACTCATACTGGCCAGAAAGTCCGCTTTGATTTTTGCGGATTGCTCTGCCAGCTCTTTTTCTATGATCGCTTTGCGTTTAGCCTGCTGTTGTTGCTGGCCACTAAACAGGCTGGCTAACATTGCAGCGATGGCCTGAACAAAGCGCCGATCACTGTCAGTCCAGTCGGGGTAAGGATCGCCGTATTCAGTGCACAAAATGCCACAAACAGCACCGCGATGAAGGATAGGGATGATCAGCATCGCTTCGACTTCAAACGGCTCAAGGTATTGATCAGCCAGAGGCCGGGTTATTGGGTGTTTAGTGGCGGTGCTTGCTTCTATGAGCTGCTTGCTGAGTACCGCCGAAAACAAGCCGGGTAGTGTCGCTTTGCGCCAGGGCGGGAAATGTTGCAGGCTGTCTCGTCGAGTATTGCTGAAGCACGTGGGGTAGAGCTGAGCATGATCTTCGCTAAGCAGCCAGATACTGGCACGTGATGCGCGGGCAGCCTGGCAAACCGCATCGGTGCACAGCTCCTGTGCGCGTTCTGTGTGATTGTTAAGGATGGCTTCATGCGTACTGAGTTGTGCCAGCAATTCATTGTTCCTGGCCACTTTTTCATGTTCTATCGCCATCAATTTACGGTCATTGATGTTTTGCACCGAGCCAAATACTTGTAACGTCCAGCCATTTTCTTGTTTTGCCTGCGCTTTAATGAGTACCCAGCATTCCAGGCCTTTTTGTGGCTGAACAATGAATTCATCCTCAAAGGGCCTGCCATGTTTGATTGCCTGGTTCATGTAATCCTGAAACTTCTTGCGATGGGGACCCTCTTTAAAGAACTCAGTGCTGCTCATCCAGGTTGGCTGATAATAGGGTGAGATGGCAAAAATCTGACGTGTGACTTCCGACAAAGTGATTTGATGACTTGCCAGATCAACAGACCAGGCACCAACCTGGGCCAGAGAGCCCATGTTGGTTAGTGCACTGGTTTTGCTTTTTAGCTCGGAGAGTAAGCGTGTGTAAAAGGAAAAGGCGAACAAAAAGAACAGCACTATGGTCAACAGTGCCAGGCGAAATGGCCATAAGGCGGCGGAAGAGGCTTTCCAGCCGTAACGCGGAGCAGCGTATAATACCCAGCTGCCCGATGGGACATGGATCGTGAAAGCGAGGGGGTTATGCTCTTGTATCGTGGGTGACCCATAGAAATATTCACCACTGTCACCCAGGCCATTTCTGCCCTGAATGGCAATCAGGTAATCACTCTCGAGGTTATTCAGCGACACTTGTTCGTACAGTTTGGGCATATCAATCACAACCGACAATAGCCCCCAAAATGTGTCATTATCAACATAGACCGGGATGCGGGCGATCAGCGCCACCCCGCCCTGTACCAGCTCAAGCGGGCCAGTCAGTACAATGGTGCGGGAGTCTCTGGCTTTGATGGCGTCTTTTTTTTGTTGTGGGTGAGTGAGGTAGTTGAGCCCTATCGCTTTTTTATTTTCTTCGAGCGGATATATCATTTGCAGCACCATGTCTGGCGCGGCGCCAACATTGCGGAGCACTTTGCTGGTCTCAAAGAGCGGCGCTGCAAAGCGTTCAAACTGCTTTTGATCGGGGTGTTCTTGAGGTGCCAGTGCAATGGCCAAACCCCGTACCAGTTGAATATTGGCGGCCAGTGTTCCTTCTAGTTGAGTCCGATAGACATTGAGCTCTTCAAATGTGCGGTTTTTTTCGACTTCGATCAGGCGACGTTCGTTCACCCCATCTATGTACCAGCCAGCTGCCAGGATCACCAATAGTAATCCCCCCACCATAAAACGGGTTAAAAAAGCTTTCCTTGACGACAGCACGTGTATGGTCTGCATGTGAACGTGAAAAAGTATCCTTGAATCATTTAACTATAGTTGTCTGTGTGAAAACTCGCCAAGACTCGGACGAATTTATGATGGAAAACCTTCCGCTTGCTAACCTTTGATACCTATCTGGCCGTCTTTGTTATTGATTAGACTTCGCGGGGTTAGATGTCACTGACATGTAATGCAATCGAGCTTAATTAACGCTAAGCTGGCTAAGGTCATTAATCAATCAAGTGAGGGAAAAATATGCTGATTTGGCTGAAACGCGGGATTGCGGTGCTGGTGTTACTCGCACTGGCTGCCAGTGCAGTGGTATATGGCATTTTATCACTGAGTTTGCCCGCGCTCGATGGGCAGGGTCAGTCGACGGCGTTGAGTGCAGAAGTGACACTGGAGCGGGATGCGATTGGTCAGGCGGTGATCACCGCGCAGAACCGGCAGGACGCTGCTTTCGCGCTCGGCTTTGCGCATGGTCAGGATCGTTTCTTCCAGATGGACTTGTTGCGCCGTAATGCGGCCGGTGAATTGAGTGAATTATTTGGTGAAGCAGCCCTTGGACTGGACAAGCGGTTGCGGTTTCATCGCTTTCGTGCCCTGAGCCAGCGTATATTACAACAGCTGCCAGTGTCAGAGCAGCATTTGCTGGCGAGCTACTCTCAGGGTGTTAATGAAGGGCAAGCGCAAAGTGGCGTGCAGGGCTTTGAGTACCTCCTGCTCGGTGCAGAGGTCCGGCCCTGGCAACCAGAAGACAGCTTGTTAGTTATTTTTAGTATGTACCTGGATTTACAAGAAAGCACACTAAAAAGAGATGAATCACTCATTCTAGTTGAATCCTTACTTGGGGAAGAAATGAAGCATTTTATTATCCAGCCAAGTAATTATCAGGCGGCACTCGATAATAGTGAAGTCATCAAAAGTGATGTTAAGGTGCCTTATTTAGACGACATTGCTAAATATGATAGTGTGACGCACATCGAAGAGCGTTCAATTTTTGGAAGTAATAACTGGGCTGTAACAGGACAGCATACTAAAACAGGGTCAGCAATGCTTTCTGATGATATGCACCTAGGCTTAAACACACCTGCTATCTGGTATCGCGCTCAGCTTAATTATGACACCGCCGAAGGCGAGGTGATCCAGGTGTCCGGGGTCACTTTACCGGGCGCGCCAGCCGTGGTTGTGGGCAGTAACAGCCAGGTAGCCTGGGGATTTACCAATGGTTATCTGGATACGGCTGACTGGATCAAGCTGGACCCAAAGGCCGACAAGACCTGGCAAGTCACAGAGCAGCTTAACTTACCGGATGGCAGGAGTGAGGCCTTTACCCTGACATTAAGCGAGTACGGGCCGGTTAAGCAGATCCGCGAAGAAGCGTATGCATTGAGTTGGGTGGCACATCAGGATTATGCGGTTAATTTAGGGTTGCTGGGACTGGAGTCCGCAGGGACGGTAGATGAGGCACTGGAACGCGCTGCGCAAATAGCTATTCCGGTCCAGAATATGGTGGTTGTGGACGCCCAAGGGAATGCGGCCTGGTATCCTACGGGGGCTGTGCCAGGGCGTGCTATACCGAGCGACACAGCCGTTCCCAGTCAGGCATACAGCGACAACTGGCAACGTAATGAAACGCATCGACCGATTGTTAAAAACCCAGCTCATGGCAAGATTTGGACCGCCAACTCACGGGTGGTATCGGCACCGCAGCATCAGCGTTTCGGTGATGGCGGCTATGCACTGGGCGCGCGGGCTGTGCAGATCCGTGATCGCCTGATGACGCAAAGTCAGTTTGATGAAGCGGATTTTATGCGTATGCAGCTCGATAATGAAGCGCGCTTTTTGGCTCCCTGGCATGAGTTGCTGAGTACGCTGCTTGCCAATCAGGGCGACAGTTATGCGCGAGATAGCGGTTATTTGTCTGACTGGCAGGCGTGTGCCTGTCCTGAATCGGTTGGTTATACCCTGGTTAGGCGCTTTCGAGATCATACCCTTGATCTGCTGTTTGCACCGGTAGAGCACACTCTGCAACAAGTGGATGGCAGTCTGTCGCCCCTGAAGCGCTATCTCGAGCCTGCAGCATGGCAATTGATCCACGAGCAACCCGCGCACTGGCAACAGCAGTACAGTGATTGGGATGCCCTGTTGCTGGCCGCTTATGAGTCGGCTAAAACGCAGCTACGTGAGACTGAGGGTCGGGATATGGCCGCGTGGCAATGGGGGCGGGTCAACCAGCTTGAAGTGAAGCATCCGTTTAGCAGGCAAATTCCGCTGCTCAGTGGCTTGCTTGATATGCCGGTGGTGGCAGGGTTTGGCGACAGTTATATGCCAGCGGTACAAAAGCCGGCATTTGGCGCATCTCAACGTTTTATCGCCCAACCTGGTCATCTGGATAAAGCGATAATGAGTGTCGCTGGTGGGCAAAGTGGTCATCCGCTGTCACCCTTTTACCGTGCTGGCTTCAGCGCCTATGCGCAGGGCGAAGCAGTCCCTTTATTACCCGGGGCCATTAATCACCGTATCACATTTACACCGATCAACTAGTTGGTGTGGGCCGCAGTCACTCGATTGCGGCCCTGTGCTTTACTGGTGTAGAGTGCATCATCGGCCAGCTGCAAAGTGA contains the following coding sequences:
- a CDS encoding penicillin acylase family protein — translated: MLIWLKRGIAVLVLLALAASAVVYGILSLSLPALDGQGQSTALSAEVTLERDAIGQAVITAQNRQDAAFALGFAHGQDRFFQMDLLRRNAAGELSELFGEAALGLDKRLRFHRFRALSQRILQQLPVSEQHLLASYSQGVNEGQAQSGVQGFEYLLLGAEVRPWQPEDSLLVIFSMYLDLQESTLKRDESLILVESLLGEEMKHFIIQPSNYQAALDNSEVIKSDVKVPYLDDIAKYDSVTHIEERSIFGSNNWAVTGQHTKTGSAMLSDDMHLGLNTPAIWYRAQLNYDTAEGEVIQVSGVTLPGAPAVVVGSNSQVAWGFTNGYLDTADWIKLDPKADKTWQVTEQLNLPDGRSEAFTLTLSEYGPVKQIREEAYALSWVAHQDYAVNLGLLGLESAGTVDEALERAAQIAIPVQNMVVVDAQGNAAWYPTGAVPGRAIPSDTAVPSQAYSDNWQRNETHRPIVKNPAHGKIWTANSRVVSAPQHQRFGDGGYALGARAVQIRDRLMTQSQFDEADFMRMQLDNEARFLAPWHELLSTLLANQGDSYARDSGYLSDWQACACPESVGYTLVRRFRDHTLDLLFAPVEHTLQQVDGSLSPLKRYLEPAAWQLIHEQPAHWQQQYSDWDALLLAAYESAKTQLRETEGRDMAAWQWGRVNQLEVKHPFSRQIPLLSGLLDMPVVAGFGDSYMPAVQKPAFGASQRFIAQPGHLDKAIMSVAGGQSGHPLSPFYRAGFSAYAQGEAVPLLPGAINHRITFTPIN
- a CDS encoding ATP-binding protein, which translates into the protein MILAAGWYIDGVNERRLIEVEKNRTFEELNVYRTQLEGTLAANIQLVRGLAIALAPQEHPDQKQFERFAAPLFETSKVLRNVGAAPDMVLQMIYPLEENKKAIGLNYLTHPQQKKDAIKARDSRTIVLTGPLELVQGGVALIARIPVYVDNDTFWGLLSVVIDMPKLYEQVSLNNLESDYLIAIQGRNGLGDSGEYFYGSPTIQEHNPLAFTIHVPSGSWVLYAAPRYGWKASSAALWPFRLALLTIVLFFLFAFSFYTRLLSELKSKTSALTNMGSLAQVGAWSVDLASHQITLSEVTRQIFAISPYYQPTWMSSTEFFKEGPHRKKFQDYMNQAIKHGRPFEDEFIVQPQKGLECWVLIKAQAKQENGWTLQVFGSVQNINDRKLMAIEHEKVARNNELLAQLSTHEAILNNHTERAQELCTDAVCQAARASRASIWLLSEDHAQLYPTCFSNTRRDSLQHFPPWRKATLPGLFSAVLSKQLIEASTATKHPITRPLADQYLEPFEVEAMLIIPILHRGAVCGILCTEYGDPYPDWTDSDRRFVQAIAAMLASLFSGQQQQQAKRKAIIEKELAEQSAKIKADFLASMSHEIRTPMNGIIGMLEILGNSQLTDTQQRNLALAQSSAESLLTIINDILDFSKIEAGKLNIEQIECDLIQIISDCFAAFAPRANDQQTELFIDSRNMQYQYAKTDPHRLKQILNNLISNAVKFTEGGKVTLTCYTERTSEQSRLWCSVEDTGIGISKQQLSKIFDSFTQADPSTTRKFGGTGLGLTIARQLCELMGGALNAYSKPNIGSTFTFYVALEEPQPIRALDTNNDSLYVIDSHSPSDLAARHMLDAWHIPTEHFESVAQMLAAYDADTSHKPALIIATEVLSTTPESDLKNLLKHIKAKQLSYALLCHTMQETQAWPQFSANNLLLCPLTPANALSLVKRKEPLAANTTEDVCLDVDILLVEDNKINQTVATTLLEKLGAHVTCAHNGLAAIKHLKVREEAYAIILMDCQMPEMDGYTATKEIRAGVAGEQHQQTPIIALTANAMEGDEEKCLAAGMDAYLSKPINFAALSKMLQRWVDETKACRVTH